The Oncorhynchus kisutch isolate 150728-3 linkage group LG8, Okis_V2, whole genome shotgun sequence DNA segment TATTTCTTGAAGGATGCAATATTGGAAAATCAGACATTCTATATTCActaacagaagaaaaaaaatctgtctacCTGTACTGTACTAGCTAATGTACATAATAAAATTGCAACCTTAAATCAAACTCTATACTATCATCAATACAGCAAACTGCCATTCTCAGCGATTGTTTAAATGAGCTTGTGTTTTATTATTTGTCCTTACAGGCCTTGGGAAGCATGTACTTCATCCATAAGTCATTGAAAAACATCTACCAATATGATTTTAATGGTAAGGACATTACAATCATATCTGTATGACATCATTATTGACTTTGAATAACAAAAGATTAATGACATTTTGTTATCACCTTATGATGGATCACTTCCATTCAGGCCCTGCACATGGCGATAATTTCAGAACATCTGCATCAGTCCTGGTGTGCAAACTTGGCCCTTTGTAATATATCATGATTATAATATAATTAGAGTTTGGCACAAAAGAGTTTAGGAGGAAGCAAGATCAATTTTGTATGTCAGTCTGGAGATTCCTGTCTGTATTTTTATACAATGTGTCTGATCATCTTTTGAATGTCGCCGGGGGATGGACACCTCTTTTGGCCCAGACGTATCAGTGAATCTGAATTGAAAGTGGGATGTATTATTTTCTTGTTGCATAGTCCAGTCACGTTAGGCATGGAAAAAGCTCTTCAGAAAAGGCTTATGGAAGAGCCATTAACATCCCAGGCCTGCCATGTTCTGTGTCGCCAGTCAGATCAGTGCACAGTGACCAAACACTGCCTAATGGCCTGATTATAGGTTCTCTGATCACATATGGTGCTGTTATAAGCTGAACGTCACTTTATTGATTAGTGTTTGCATGTTTTCTCACTATTTTACCCTTCCacgcctctctccccctcacagtTAAGGATTTCAAAGCAGTGTCTGGACAGAACAAGTATGTAGGCTCCCTGGATGAAGTAACCACAGTGGAGAAAGAAAAATTCCTGAAGAATTTCTGGCCcgatgtaagtgtgtgtgtgtgtgtggactgggaGAGGTCAGGGTGGGCCGGGATGTGTTGGGACAAATGGGTCTATAGGGGCTGAAGGGGGAGTCTGCCCAATCTGACAGGGATATGAGACAAATTGTATTGAATAATCAATAATTACCAGAATGGCCCTCCAATGAGTTAGTTAAATGGTGCTATTTGTTGAACATTTCACATACAAAACATTCATCGGTATAGCTTCTGTTGTGTGATGTGTTTTGCAGTTCAAATGGTCTAGGAAGGGCTTTATGAGGACCCGGTGGATCATTCACAACCAGTacgtgctctactctactctacattactctactctactgtctacTATCACAGCTCATCAATAGACAgggacccacagagagagaggctgctcgAACAGTCACAGCCAGCTGTCAGCCCATTGCTCACTGCTACTGCAGTGGTTGAAGCTGAAGCTCAGCAAACACCCTCGGTTTCCTCTGCACAATAGTTACTATTTGCCCTCCTGTGTCACTACCACCGGGTCTTAGACAAAAGGAGTTCATGGGCAGAGTGCTACAAGGTCACCCTGTAAGTAAACACAGCCTGCCAGTTGTATGCACATTAATTGTGTTCAGGTGGCAGCAGCAGAAAAGGAGTTAATGCTTGGCACAGGAGACAAATGTGTTTCTTTGTGGACTAGCATGGACGTCGAGTGCACTCACTAATAAGTAAGCTCTTCATAACTACCACTGAACAGttcccacacatacacacgtgtAGATTTGATAGAAGGCAATAACAAATATCTTCCCAATAATTTAGTTTTTTCATAGATCTGCCTGCCACTTctcactttgtgtgtgtgcgtgcgtgcatgtgtgtgctctCGGCAGGGGTCTGGACCTAGTCAACGTACACCTCTTCCATGATGCCTCCAACCTCATTGCCTGTAACGCCAGTCCCTCCATTTACTCAGACAACCGCCAGAAGGCCCTGAGATATGTCATCAACAGGTAGGCCTGTCCATTCTCAGCTTTGGAGAACAACTCAAGTGCAACTACTTAAGAGATATATAAGGCTTTTGCATTGAGCCCACTTCGATTAATACCACTGTCATTTCCTTCCAGGATATCAGACAGCAGCTACACCCCACTCCCCTTCTTCCTGTTTGGGGATTTCAACTTCCGCCTGGACACCCTTAGCCTGGTCCAGGTATTATTACATGGCCCACTTCCTTAAGAATTTCACGAGAATCTTTACTAATGGTTAGATGACTATTGAGTTTTAGTTGACCGAACTGTATGTGTGTTCCAGAACTTGTCCACTTCAGCAGTGGTGCAGACAGTGAAGAAGGACAGCAGTAATGAGGTGGAAAAAATTATCTGTgagcaaaaggacaatgaccACAAGGTGAGTCTCCACACCCATCAACTTCTTCCATCCTACTGTTTCCCTGTTGTTATTCAGATTCGGAGGTTTACTGTATCCCCTGTTGCTTCATCTCAAGGTTCTTCTCCATATTGAGACCAAGATATTTGCCTACCTGCACCAGGCAGTGTTCACAGAGGACAACGGCAGAGCGGTGAGAACATTATCTACTGTATACATCAACCCCACCCATATTAATCTCATGGGCTACCACAGCAATCATTAATGCCTTggcgccgatgacgtggatgtcgtTTAAGGCagcaccccccccacccacccacccacttttCTGATTCAGACGGGTTGGGCTGAGTGCGGAAGACACATtccggttgaatgcattcagtatCCAACTGACTAGGGAGACCATT contains these protein-coding regions:
- the LOC109895893 gene encoding inositol polyphosphate-5-phosphatase A-like; translated protein: MEMYTDVLLVTANVGSLFDNVGEIESDWMREFFGTVQSHKPRFIALHFQEVGGKDYMVNMGHAENFFCNIESNEEMRDFDRVCTYVDNHFKNVDSFTALGSMYFIHKSLKNIYQYDFNVKDFKAVSGQNKYVGSLDEVTTVEKEKFLKNFWPDFKWSRKGFMRTRWIIHNQGLDLVNVHLFHDASNLIACNASPSIYSDNRQKALRYVINRISDSSYTPLPFFLFGDFNFRLDTLSLVQNLSTSAVVQTVKKDSSNEVEKIICEQKDNDHKVLLHIETKIFAYLHQAVFTEDNGRAILKYDKEISAFQDVITEEDILFPPSYPYCEDYTKPTQYMNTRCPSWCDRILMSHTAQDIIHRRDEGASSVVYNTMGPNVCMGDHKPVFLSFALKTNGH